One stretch of Pseudomonas azotoformans DNA includes these proteins:
- a CDS encoding non-ribosomal peptide synthetase: MATPSTSTATLLRQSLSEALGQPADQIPLEANLIEWGLDSVTLIRLAGQWRRHGLAARFAELVADPRLCAWLSLLDSAALAPRAVSTAQDDGQPFELAPMQHAYWIGRTPGQQLGGVAAHFYNEFDGHDVDPIRLDAAVRALLARHPMLRAQFLEDGRQQILAHSPWSGLKVHDLRQASAEQVQQRLAALRSELSHRQLAVDQGQVLDIQLSLLPHGTRLHLNLDMLAADALSLRTLLGDLVQLYRGQPLPALGYTFARYLADLRQEQAGPEPRERHAQAREYWLQRLDQLPAAPSLPINPQGDDHQVRRRHHWLSPSHRKAFERHAREHALTPAMALAAVFCEALGTWSDSPELLLNLPLFNRTALHADIDRVVGDFTSSLLLAWDGRVAGSFVTRAKALQKRFHADAGHSAFSGLEVLRELSRQRGEQVLAPVVYTSALGLGELFADGVQQSFGEPAWIISQGPQVWLDAQVTELDGGILVNLDAREGLFAEGVLDGLFNAYTDVLQRLCRESSAWHSAPPALLPATQRAVRNAAQGQAAALPTQRLHEAFFAQARLTPDAPALLQADLAAITYAELAERALQVAASLQAQGIGRGDVVALQLPKGPEQVIAVLGILACSATYLPIGHDQPVARCQKICASSGARLLLTQLPTCAAALDAPRPGSVNDLAYILYTSGSTGEPKGVEISHLAAANTLEDLQRRLQLGSDDRVLALSALEFDLSVFDLFAALGTGAAVIIIEPEAQRDAERWRALAVQHRASVLNCVPALLDMLLGCAAEDAALPLRAVLLGGDKVAPDLPQRLWAQAPGCRFMALGGATETAIHSTLFEVHPGQVLHWHCLPYGKPLDNVSLRIVDHLGRDCPDWVAGELWIGGTGVAEGYRHDPVRSAERFVEYQGLRWYRTGDSARYHPDGNVEFLGRTDFQLKLHGYRIEAGEVESALLASPGVEQAVALLSGQHLAAVVRLADGPVQPTKVELPDLAERLPAYMIPTLILGCAQWPLTANGKVDRKVLNGWLAANHSGAQLDLSPPQGRVEQQVALAWQHLLGCGTVCREHNFFALGGDSLSATRLVRLLAEQGLGGARIAQVFAKPVLAQFCADLHQEVEAKPLRSVVPDLAQRHAPFPMTEVQQAYWLGRDPSLVLGGVSCHFYREYDVEDLDLPRLQHALQRLIERHDMLRAVFDQAGQARILREVPAFVIGQGHASLDDLREHCAHRVFDPGQWPLFDVQAVTFGRHSRLAISLDNLILDALSILRFYTELDALYRQPEQALPALELSFRDYQLQSAVEPAERQAAQRFWEERLPALPPAPQLPLAADPASLGRPRFERLQGQIGAEAWQAILAKAQQHGLTASAVLLCAFAETLGRWSTRPDLSLNLTLFDRRPLHPQIDQVLGDFTSLTLLGYVPVPGERWIDRARRTQQTLGEALEHRCMGSVSLLRQLARTNGEQQVSMPVVFTSALGVPDGTAAPQDGPFAKQVFGLTQTPQVWLDHQVVEADGGIALNWDRVVGLFPEGLVEALFAAYLQSLDWLAEQPWDSAPPDLLPVAQAALRAQLNAPGPGVPGDPTLHQGFFEQARQAPQRPALLWGAHGALSYGELADRALRIAHSLVDAGVAPGDLVAVSLAKGPQQIASVLGILAAGAAYLPVGVDQPLQRCQRILQQAGVTLMLAEHDPQLPSVQHLKPSLAQKATPLAAPRTLAAHELAYVIYTSGSTGQPKGVEMTHRAAMNTVAEINRCYGIDATDRGLALSALDFDLSVYDLFGLLSVGGALVLIEEDQRRDARAWLKALQQHHVTLWNSVPALLDMLLEANDHERQPLALKVALLSGDWIGLDLPQRLQQQAAPCRFIALGGATEAAIWSNHFEVRHTLPGWRSIPYGVPLANQAYRVVDSVGRDCPDWVTGELWIGGAGVARGYRHAPQLNAERFVDGWYRTGDLGRYRPEGLLEFLGRADTQVKIRGHRIELGEIEAALARHACVSSAVALVADNRLMAAVTASTCAEALAQHLEQCLPAYMRPEQILVLEHLPLSSNGKVDRRALLAPLAAAARSRPPVDEQPRGPTEQVIAELWQHLLNVPGVSRHDNFFRLGGDSLLATRFLEMLRSRLGLELPMGQLFGAATLVDVAQILERRPTSHPVEEGAI; encoded by the coding sequence ATGGCCACTCCCAGCACCTCAACCGCAACACTGCTGCGCCAGTCCCTGTCCGAAGCCCTCGGCCAGCCCGCCGACCAGATTCCCCTGGAGGCCAACCTGATTGAATGGGGGCTGGACTCCGTCACCCTGATTCGCCTCGCCGGCCAATGGCGCCGCCACGGCCTCGCCGCGCGCTTTGCCGAGCTGGTGGCAGACCCGCGCCTGTGTGCCTGGCTGAGCCTGCTCGACAGCGCCGCCCTCGCCCCCCGCGCCGTCAGCACCGCCCAGGACGACGGGCAACCCTTCGAACTGGCGCCCATGCAACACGCTTACTGGATCGGGCGCACACCCGGCCAACAGCTGGGCGGCGTGGCGGCCCACTTCTATAACGAATTCGACGGACACGACGTTGACCCGATCCGGCTGGACGCGGCCGTGCGTGCACTGCTGGCGCGCCACCCGATGTTGCGGGCGCAATTTCTGGAGGACGGCCGCCAGCAGATTCTCGCGCACAGCCCGTGGTCGGGCCTGAAAGTGCATGACCTGCGCCAGGCCAGCGCCGAGCAGGTGCAGCAGCGCCTCGCCGCGTTGCGCAGCGAGTTGTCCCATCGCCAACTGGCCGTGGACCAGGGCCAGGTGCTGGACATCCAATTGTCCTTGCTGCCCCACGGCACGCGCCTTCACCTGAACCTGGACATGCTCGCCGCCGACGCGCTGAGCCTGCGCACCCTGCTTGGCGACCTGGTGCAGCTGTACCGTGGCCAGCCCCTGCCTGCGCTGGGCTACACCTTTGCCCGCTACCTGGCCGACCTGCGCCAGGAACAGGCCGGCCCAGAGCCGCGCGAACGCCATGCGCAAGCGCGCGAGTACTGGTTGCAGCGCCTGGATCAACTGCCTGCCGCGCCGAGTCTGCCGATCAACCCACAAGGCGATGATCACCAGGTACGACGCCGTCACCACTGGCTGTCGCCATCCCACCGCAAAGCCTTTGAACGGCATGCCCGCGAGCACGCGCTGACCCCGGCCATGGCCCTGGCGGCAGTGTTCTGTGAAGCCCTCGGCACCTGGAGTGATAGCCCCGAACTGTTGCTCAACCTGCCACTGTTCAATCGCACAGCGTTGCATGCGGACATCGACCGGGTGGTCGGCGACTTCACCTCCTCCCTTCTATTGGCCTGGGATGGCCGCGTGGCCGGCAGCTTTGTCACCCGCGCCAAGGCCTTGCAGAAGCGCTTCCACGCGGATGCCGGGCACAGCGCCTTTTCCGGCCTGGAGGTGCTGCGCGAGCTGTCCCGACAACGCGGTGAGCAAGTGCTGGCGCCTGTGGTGTACACCAGCGCGCTGGGCCTGGGCGAGCTGTTCGCCGACGGTGTGCAGCAGAGCTTTGGCGAGCCGGCGTGGATCATTTCCCAGGGGCCGCAGGTGTGGCTTGACGCACAGGTCACCGAACTGGACGGCGGCATCCTGGTCAACCTGGATGCTCGCGAAGGCTTGTTCGCCGAGGGTGTGCTGGACGGGTTGTTCAACGCCTATACCGACGTGCTGCAACGCCTGTGCCGCGAGTCTTCAGCCTGGCACAGCGCGCCGCCCGCGCTGCTCCCCGCCACTCAACGGGCGGTGCGCAACGCAGCTCAAGGCCAGGCGGCTGCGCTGCCGACCCAACGCCTGCACGAGGCGTTTTTTGCCCAGGCCCGCCTGACCCCCGATGCGCCCGCGCTGCTGCAGGCTGATCTGGCAGCCATCACTTATGCCGAACTCGCCGAGCGCGCCTTGCAGGTGGCGGCGTCCCTGCAAGCCCAGGGCATCGGGCGCGGCGATGTGGTGGCCCTGCAACTGCCCAAGGGGCCTGAGCAAGTGATCGCGGTGCTGGGCATCCTGGCCTGCAGTGCCACCTACCTGCCGATCGGTCATGACCAGCCTGTCGCCCGTTGCCAGAAGATCTGCGCCTCGTCAGGCGCACGCCTGTTGCTCACGCAATTGCCCACCTGCGCCGCAGCGCTGGACGCACCAAGGCCCGGCAGCGTCAACGACCTGGCCTACATCCTCTATACCTCGGGCTCCACCGGCGAGCCCAAAGGCGTGGAAATCAGCCATCTGGCGGCTGCCAATACCCTGGAAGACCTGCAACGACGCCTGCAACTGGGCAGCGACGACCGCGTCCTGGCGCTTTCCGCGCTGGAGTTCGACTTGTCGGTGTTCGACCTGTTTGCCGCGCTGGGCACCGGCGCGGCGGTGATCATCATCGAACCCGAGGCGCAACGTGACGCCGAACGCTGGCGTGCGCTGGCCGTGCAGCACCGCGCCAGCGTGCTCAACTGTGTGCCGGCGCTGCTCGACATGCTGCTCGGTTGTGCCGCCGAAGACGCTGCCCTGCCGCTGCGTGCGGTGTTGCTGGGCGGTGATAAAGTCGCCCCGGACCTGCCACAGCGGCTGTGGGCCCAGGCGCCCGGCTGCCGTTTCATGGCGCTGGGTGGCGCCACGGAAACCGCGATTCACTCGACCCTGTTCGAAGTGCACCCCGGCCAGGTGCTGCACTGGCATTGCCTGCCCTATGGCAAGCCACTGGACAACGTCAGCCTGCGCATCGTCGACCACCTGGGTCGCGACTGCCCGGACTGGGTCGCCGGTGAGCTGTGGATCGGCGGGACCGGTGTTGCCGAAGGCTATCGCCATGATCCGGTACGCAGCGCCGAACGGTTTGTCGAGTACCAGGGCCTGCGCTGGTACCGCACCGGTGACAGCGCACGCTACCACCCCGACGGCAACGTCGAATTCCTCGGGCGTACCGACTTCCAGCTCAAACTGCACGGTTACCGCATCGAAGCCGGGGAAGTGGAAAGCGCGCTGCTCGCCAGCCCCGGCGTCGAGCAGGCAGTGGCGCTGCTCAGCGGCCAGCACCTGGCCGCTGTGGTACGCCTGGCGGACGGCCCGGTGCAGCCCACAAAGGTCGAACTACCCGACCTGGCCGAACGCCTGCCGGCGTATATGATCCCCACGCTGATCCTTGGCTGCGCGCAATGGCCGCTGACCGCCAATGGCAAGGTCGACCGCAAGGTGCTCAACGGCTGGCTGGCCGCCAACCACAGCGGCGCGCAGCTTGATCTGTCGCCGCCCCAAGGCCGTGTGGAACAGCAGGTAGCCCTGGCCTGGCAACACTTGCTGGGCTGCGGCACGGTGTGTCGCGAGCACAATTTTTTTGCCCTCGGCGGCGACTCTTTGAGTGCCACGCGCCTGGTGCGCCTGCTGGCTGAGCAGGGGTTGGGCGGTGCGCGTATCGCCCAGGTGTTTGCCAAACCGGTGCTCGCGCAGTTCTGTGCCGACTTGCACCAGGAGGTCGAGGCCAAACCCTTACGCTCAGTGGTGCCCGACCTAGCGCAACGCCATGCGCCCTTCCCCATGACCGAGGTGCAGCAAGCTTACTGGCTGGGCCGTGACCCAAGCCTGGTGCTCGGTGGCGTGAGCTGCCACTTCTACCGTGAATACGACGTCGAAGACCTCGACCTGCCGCGCCTGCAACACGCGCTGCAGCGCCTGATCGAGCGTCACGACATGCTCCGTGCGGTGTTCGATCAAGCAGGCCAGGCGCGCATTCTGCGCGAGGTGCCCGCGTTCGTTATCGGCCAGGGCCATGCCAGCCTTGACGACCTGCGCGAGCACTGCGCCCATCGCGTGTTCGATCCAGGCCAGTGGCCGCTGTTCGATGTGCAGGCCGTGACGTTCGGGCGACATTCCCGGCTGGCCATCAGCCTGGACAACCTGATCCTGGACGCCCTGAGCATCCTGCGCTTCTACACCGAGCTTGACGCCTTGTACCGTCAGCCCGAGCAAGCATTGCCGGCGCTGGAACTGTCGTTCCGCGACTACCAGTTGCAGTCCGCCGTCGAGCCCGCCGAACGGCAGGCCGCACAGCGCTTCTGGGAGGAACGCTTGCCCGCGCTGCCACCCGCTCCGCAACTGCCGCTCGCCGCCGACCCCGCCAGCCTGGGACGCCCGCGCTTCGAACGCCTGCAAGGGCAAATCGGCGCCGAGGCCTGGCAGGCGATCCTGGCCAAGGCCCAGCAGCATGGCCTGACCGCCTCGGCCGTATTGCTCTGTGCCTTCGCCGAAACCCTTGGACGCTGGAGTACACGCCCGGACCTGAGCCTCAACCTCACCCTGTTCGACCGCCGCCCCTTGCACCCACAGATCGACCAGGTACTCGGCGACTTCACCTCGCTGACCCTGCTCGGTTATGTGCCTGTGCCCGGCGAACGCTGGATCGACCGCGCCCGGCGCACCCAGCAAACCCTGGGCGAAGCGCTGGAGCACCGCTGCATGGGTTCGGTCAGCCTGTTGCGGCAACTGGCCCGCACCAACGGTGAGCAACAGGTGAGCATGCCCGTGGTCTTCACCAGTGCGCTGGGCGTGCCGGACGGCACCGCCGCCCCCCAGGACGGGCCGTTCGCCAAGCAGGTGTTCGGCCTCACGCAAACGCCGCAGGTGTGGCTTGACCATCAAGTGGTGGAAGCCGACGGCGGCATCGCCTTGAACTGGGACCGCGTGGTTGGGCTGTTTCCCGAAGGCCTGGTCGAAGCGTTGTTCGCCGCCTACCTGCAGAGCCTCGACTGGCTGGCCGAACAGCCCTGGGACAGCGCACCGCCGGACCTGCTGCCGGTGGCCCAGGCAGCGCTGCGTGCACAGCTCAATGCCCCAGGGCCAGGCGTGCCGGGTGACCCGACGCTGCACCAGGGGTTCTTTGAACAGGCGCGCCAGGCGCCGCAACGCCCGGCCCTGCTGTGGGGCGCGCACGGCGCCCTGAGTTATGGCGAGCTCGCCGACCGCGCGCTGCGTATCGCCCACAGCCTGGTCGACGCCGGCGTCGCACCGGGTGACCTGGTAGCCGTGTCCCTGGCCAAAGGCCCGCAACAGATCGCCAGCGTGCTGGGCATATTGGCCGCGGGGGCCGCGTATCTGCCGGTAGGTGTGGACCAACCGCTGCAACGCTGCCAACGCATCCTGCAACAGGCCGGCGTGACCCTGATGCTCGCCGAGCATGACCCGCAGCTGCCGAGCGTCCAGCACCTGAAGCCATCCCTCGCGCAGAAAGCCACACCCCTGGCCGCGCCGCGCACGCTGGCGGCACACGAGCTGGCTTACGTGATCTACACCTCCGGCTCGACCGGCCAACCCAAGGGCGTGGAGATGACCCACCGGGCCGCGATGAACACCGTGGCCGAGATCAACCGCTGCTATGGCATCGACGCCACCGACCGTGGGCTGGCCCTGTCGGCGCTGGACTTCGACCTGTCGGTGTACGACCTGTTCGGCCTGCTGTCGGTAGGCGGCGCCCTGGTGTTGATCGAAGAAGACCAGCGCCGCGATGCACGGGCCTGGCTCAAGGCCCTGCAACAGCACCACGTGACACTGTGGAACAGCGTGCCGGCGCTGCTCGATATGCTGCTGGAAGCCAATGATCATGAGCGCCAGCCGCTGGCCCTGAAGGTGGCCTTGCTGTCCGGCGACTGGATCGGCCTCGACCTGCCCCAGCGCCTGCAGCAACAGGCCGCGCCGTGCCGCTTCATTGCCCTGGGCGGTGCCACCGAAGCGGCGATCTGGTCCAACCACTTCGAGGTGCGCCACACGCTGCCCGGCTGGCGCTCGATTCCCTACGGCGTGCCGCTGGCCAACCAGGCGTATCGGGTGGTCGATAGCGTGGGTCGCGATTGCCCGGACTGGGTCACCGGCGAGCTGTGGATCGGCGGTGCCGGTGTCGCCCGTGGCTACCGCCATGCACCGCAGTTGAATGCCGAACGCTTTGTCGACGGCTGGTACCGCACCGGCGACCTGGGTCGCTATCGCCCCGAGGGGCTGCTGGAGTTTCTCGGTCGCGCCGATACCCAGGTGAAAATCCGTGGCCATCGCATCGAACTGGGTGAAATCGAAGCCGCCCTGGCCCGGCATGCCTGCGTGAGCAGCGCCGTGGCGCTGGTGGCGGACAACCGGCTGATGGCTGCCGTCACCGCCAGTACCTGCGCCGAAGCATTGGCGCAACATCTGGAACAGTGCCTGCCGGCGTATATGCGCCCGGAACAGATCCTGGTACTGGAGCACCTGCCGCTGAGCAGCAACGGCAAAGTCGACCGCCGGGCGCTGCTGGCACCGTTGGCCGCCGCTGCACGCTCGCGCCCGCCCGTGGACGAACAACCCCGAGGCCCCACCGAGCAGGTGATCGCCGAACTCTGGCAGCACTTGCTCAACGTGCCGGGCGTGTCGCGCCATGACAACTTTTTCCGCCTGGGCGGCGACAGCCTGCTGGCCACGCGTTTCCTCGAAATGCTGCGCAGCCGCCTGGGCCTGGAACTGCCCATGGGCCAGCTGTTCGGCGCCGCCACCCTGGTGGACGTGGCGCAAATCCTTGAGCGCCGGCCCACCTCGCACCCCGTTGAAGAAGGCGCCATTTGA
- a CDS encoding ABC transporter ATP-binding protein: MSVDSGLQVRGLRKRYTNGVEALRGVDLSVGPGMYGLLGPNGAGKSSLMRTLATLQQADAGSIHLDGVDVLADADHLRRRLGYLPQQLGAYPGVSARDLLDRFAWLKGRTDQRQRREEIEGLLDKVNLQQAAHRALATYSGGMLRRFGIAMALVGSPRLLIVDEPTAGLDPAERNRFHRVLADVAAESIVLLSTHIVEDVENLCSRLAVLARGQIIVEGRPADLLGAEQGRLWEAPFGRGEPLPAALHVAASPEGSRVIVHGERPADPRFVPHAPRLEDIYYLALAQAGEAVDV; encoded by the coding sequence ATGTCAGTTGATTCAGGTTTACAGGTGCGCGGCCTGCGCAAGCGCTACACCAATGGGGTCGAGGCGCTGCGCGGCGTGGACCTGAGCGTCGGCCCAGGCATGTACGGTTTGCTCGGCCCCAACGGCGCAGGCAAAAGCAGCCTGATGCGCACCCTTGCGACCTTGCAGCAAGCGGATGCGGGCAGCATTCACCTGGATGGCGTGGACGTGCTGGCCGATGCCGATCATTTGCGCCGCCGACTGGGTTACCTGCCACAGCAGTTGGGCGCCTACCCAGGGGTGAGTGCGCGGGACCTGCTTGACCGCTTTGCCTGGCTCAAGGGCCGCACCGATCAGCGCCAGCGCCGTGAAGAAATCGAGGGCCTGCTGGACAAGGTCAATTTGCAGCAGGCCGCCCACCGTGCGCTCGCCACCTATTCGGGCGGCATGCTGCGCCGCTTTGGCATCGCCATGGCGCTGGTGGGTTCACCGCGCTTGCTGATCGTCGATGAGCCCACGGCGGGCCTGGATCCGGCCGAACGCAATCGATTCCATCGGGTGCTGGCCGACGTGGCCGCCGAGTCCATCGTGCTGCTCTCGACGCATATCGTGGAAGACGTCGAGAACCTGTGCAGCCGCCTGGCGGTCCTGGCGCGTGGGCAGATCATTGTCGAGGGGCGCCCGGCCGACCTGCTCGGTGCCGAGCAAGGCCGCTTGTGGGAGGCGCCGTTTGGCCGTGGCGAGCCGCTGCCCGCCGCGCTGCATGTAGCGGCGAGCCCCGAAGGCAGCCGCGTGATCGTGCATGGCGAGCGTCCCGCCGACCCACGCTTCGTGCCTCACGCCCCACGCCTGGAAGACATCTATTACCTGGCACTGGCCCAGGCCGGCGAGGCCGTGGACGTATGA